A genomic region of Thermodesulfobium narugense DSM 14796 contains the following coding sequences:
- a CDS encoding transglycosylase domain-containing protein encodes MLNKIKKFVIFIAIFLTLFLVGLLAGVTIYSFIKVPNVESLENYAPPEATQIFDRNGKLITTLYDSENRIVVPLKDIPKSLQDAVIAVEDSRFYSEIGFDPIGIIRAFIADVTHRKEIEGGSTLTQQLVKNIYLTPQQTIMRKLVELVIAIRVDLTLSKAKILELYLNEIYLGHGTNGVEAASKYYFNKDVKDLNLAESAMLAGLISAPEYYSPVRNFKLAKERQKIVLNRMVDVGFITKAQAAEAYNQPIKIAHSNSKWGGIAPYFVDHILQEMAKKYGYNEVYTGGLKIYTTLDYNMQEEADKLVKEYVNKYKYLHVSEGALVAIDPQNGEIRAYVGGTSYEKSQFDRVIMAERQPGSAFKPFVYLTALEEGMSPNTMLSDTPVTYPTPEGPWSPQNYDRTFMGNIPMWEALMLSRNVPSVKLLAMVGVENAIKTARKAGIKSPLNANLALALGASDVNLLELTSAYGVFANRGIRVEPIFVTKVLDRNGKVLEENKPIPQRVFDEKYISVLDNMLTNVILHGTGMAANIGRPAAGKTGTTDDFRNAWFIGFTPNLVCGVWVGNDDNSPMNGVVGGFIPAEIWASFMKSALAGTPVAYFPKSSEPIGGSSSGNEVSVWVCDDTGKLATDKCPNPVLKSFPKDKVPTEYDNRYPGGPYVPKEKKTKENTNEKPQVSGENSQPTTIPKHEGNSIIVLPQR; translated from the coding sequence ATGCTTAATAAAATTAAGAAATTTGTAATTTTTATTGCGATATTTCTAACGCTTTTTTTGGTTGGACTTTTGGCTGGAGTAACGATATATTCCTTTATTAAAGTCCCAAACGTAGAAAGTCTTGAGAACTATGCTCCTCCCGAAGCTACTCAAATATTCGACAGAAATGGTAAGTTAATAACTACGCTGTACGATTCCGAAAATAGGATAGTGGTTCCTTTAAAGGATATTCCAAAAAGTTTACAAGATGCAGTTATAGCTGTTGAAGATTCAAGATTCTACTCGGAAATAGGCTTTGACCCTATAGGAATAATAAGAGCTTTTATAGCTGACGTTACACACAGAAAAGAAATTGAGGGAGGAAGTACCCTAACTCAACAGCTTGTTAAAAATATCTACCTTACTCCTCAACAGACCATAATGAGAAAGCTTGTTGAATTGGTTATTGCAATAAGAGTAGATCTTACCCTTAGTAAGGCTAAAATTTTGGAGTTATATCTTAACGAAATATATTTAGGTCACGGAACGAATGGTGTTGAGGCTGCTTCGAAATATTATTTTAATAAAGACGTAAAAGATCTTAATCTGGCTGAATCTGCAATGCTTGCGGGCTTAATAAGTGCACCTGAGTATTATTCTCCGGTAAGAAATTTTAAGTTAGCTAAAGAACGACAGAAAATTGTGTTAAACAGAATGGTAGATGTAGGTTTTATTACCAAAGCTCAAGCAGCAGAAGCATACAACCAACCTATTAAAATAGCTCATTCTAATTCAAAATGGGGTGGTATTGCTCCATACTTTGTTGATCACATATTACAAGAAATGGCAAAAAAGTATGGTTATAACGAAGTTTATACTGGCGGTTTAAAAATTTATACCACTCTTGATTACAATATGCAAGAAGAAGCTGATAAACTGGTCAAAGAATATGTAAACAAATATAAATATTTACACGTATCGGAGGGAGCGCTTGTTGCTATTGATCCTCAAAATGGAGAGATAAGGGCATATGTTGGTGGAACCAGTTATGAAAAGAGTCAGTTTGATAGGGTTATTATGGCAGAAAGACAACCTGGTTCTGCATTTAAACCATTTGTTTATCTGACTGCTCTAGAAGAAGGAATGAGTCCTAATACTATGTTGTCTGATACCCCTGTTACCTATCCAACACCAGAAGGTCCTTGGAGCCCCCAGAACTATGATAGAACCTTTATGGGAAATATTCCTATGTGGGAGGCCTTAATGCTTTCTAGAAATGTTCCTAGTGTGAAATTATTAGCTATGGTAGGAGTAGAAAATGCAATTAAAACAGCTAGAAAGGCTGGAATTAAAAGTCCATTAAATGCAAATCTTGCACTTGCTTTAGGTGCAAGCGATGTGAACTTGCTTGAGCTTACTTCTGCTTATGGGGTTTTTGCTAATAGAGGTATTAGGGTTGAGCCAATTTTTGTAACCAAAGTTCTGGATAGAAATGGGAAAGTATTAGAAGAGAATAAACCGATACCTCAGAGGGTATTTGATGAAAAATATATATCAGTTCTTGATAATATGCTTACTAATGTAATTTTGCACGGTACAGGAATGGCTGCAAATATTGGCAGACCTGCCGCAGGCAAAACTGGTACAACGGATGACTTTAGAAATGCATGGTTTATAGGTTTTACACCTAATTTAGTTTGTGGAGTATGGGTAGGGAATGATGATAATTCACCAATGAATGGTGTAGTTGGTGGCTTTATTCCTGCTGAAATTTGGGCTTCATTTATGAAAAGTGCTCTTGCTGGCACGCCTGTTGCTTACTTTCCGAAAAGTTCTGAACCTATTGGTGGTTCATCGAGTGGAAATGAAGTTAGTGTATGGGTGTGTGATGATACTGGTAAGTTGGCAACTGATAAGTGTCCAAATCCTGTGTTAAAATCTTTTCCAAAAGACAAAGTGCCTACAGAATATGATAACAGATATCCTGGTGGTCCTTATGTTCCAAAAGAGAAGAAAACTAAAGAGAATACTAATGAGAAGCCACAAGTTTCAGGTGAGAATAGTCAGCCAACTACTATTCCAAAGCATGAGGGCAATTCAATTATTGTGCTTCCCCAAAGATAG
- the ispG gene encoding flavodoxin-dependent (E)-4-hydroxy-3-methylbut-2-enyl-diphosphate synthase produces the protein MIRQKVAVKDLIFGSGKVFVQTMTKTDTRNVNATVEQIRQIQKAGADLVRLAVPDNEAAESIYKIVKRVSIPLVADVHFDYRLALKAIDAGISKIRINPGNIGSKNNLLEVVKAASSNNIPIRIGVNEGSIPKDLLGKFQDNPVDALVSSVEREVSLLENVGFNNIVISAKTFSVNLLLKTYELLFEKFPYPLHVGVTEAGPLFQGTVRSSVAIGILLNKGIGDTIRVSLSSSPIDEIRVGKEILKSLELETGPVIISCPTCGRTEVNLRKLTKVVEKRLLNVKKPLKIAIMGCAVNGPSEAKSADLGIACAKQFAFLFKYGKIIKKIDNDNLEKIFLDELESLIFQEDL, from the coding sequence ATGATTAGACAAAAGGTTGCTGTTAAAGATTTAATTTTTGGATCTGGCAAAGTTTTTGTTCAAACAATGACAAAAACTGATACAAGAAATGTTAATGCTACTGTTGAACAAATCAGACAAATCCAAAAAGCGGGTGCAGATCTTGTAAGGCTAGCGGTTCCAGATAATGAGGCTGCAGAATCCATTTATAAAATTGTCAAAAGGGTATCGATACCCCTTGTGGCAGATGTTCATTTTGATTATAGGTTGGCCTTGAAGGCTATCGATGCAGGGATTTCTAAGATAAGGATAAATCCTGGCAATATTGGTTCAAAAAATAATTTGCTAGAGGTTGTGAAAGCTGCATCGAGCAATAATATCCCTATTAGAATAGGTGTAAATGAAGGCTCTATACCTAAAGATCTCCTTGGAAAATTTCAAGATAATCCGGTTGATGCTCTTGTTAGTTCTGTAGAAAGAGAAGTAAGTTTACTTGAAAATGTTGGATTCAACAATATTGTGATCAGTGCAAAAACTTTTTCTGTTAATTTGCTTTTAAAAACCTATGAGTTGCTTTTTGAAAAGTTTCCTTATCCCTTACATGTAGGAGTTACTGAAGCAGGCCCTTTGTTTCAGGGGACAGTAAGATCAAGCGTTGCTATAGGAATTCTTTTAAACAAAGGCATAGGAGATACCATAAGGGTATCTCTCAGTTCAAGTCCAATTGATGAGATAAGGGTTGGAAAGGAGATTCTTAAATCTCTTGAACTTGAAACTGGTCCAGTGATAATATCTTGCCCAACTTGTGGCAGAACAGAGGTCAATTTAAGAAAATTAACTAAAGTTGTTGAAAAGAGACTTCTGAATGTAAAAAAACCTTTAAAAATTGCTATTATGGGATGTGCAGTAAATGGACCTTCTGAGGCTAAGTCTGCTGATTTGGGTATTGCATGCGCTAAACAATTTGCATTTTTGTTTAAATATGGAAAAATAATAAAAAAAATTGATAATGATAATTTGGAAAAAATTTTTTTAGATGAACTAGAATCTCTTATTTTTCAGGAGGATTTATGA
- the dxr gene encoding 1-deoxy-D-xylulose-5-phosphate reductoisomerase encodes MKKIILIGSTGSIGTQALEVVRKHSDKLKVVGLAARKISEKLRDQIREFQPECVGLLYKEDFETKPEKTFYGFDGILEMVRQTEADLVLLAWVGKDSIYIAKSALDSNKDLAFATKEILVYGGNLIVNYAKKVGRKILPVDSEHNAIFQLLENEDISFVDSIYLTASGGPFYNKHFIKSPSVDEVLSHPTWKMGPKVTVDSANLMNKGFEVIEASFLFGFDPSKIKVLINRTSLVHSLISFLDGSVRILYYKPDMRIPIQHVLSYPERWVAPQKEDFENHFVLEFEKPNNNEFPCLALAYEALEGGSIKTASLAACDEVLVDAFLNKKISFLSIPKMLELILSKSNSGNVTSFEEIDLIYNETVARSLELLEAYKI; translated from the coding sequence ATGAAGAAAATAATTTTGATTGGATCTACAGGATCAATAGGCACGCAAGCTTTAGAAGTTGTTAGAAAACATTCTGATAAATTAAAAGTAGTAGGTTTAGCAGCAAGAAAGATATCAGAAAAATTAAGAGATCAAATTCGGGAATTTCAACCTGAATGTGTTGGCCTATTGTATAAAGAAGATTTTGAAACTAAGCCTGAGAAGACATTTTATGGTTTTGATGGAATCTTAGAAATGGTAAGACAAACAGAAGCTGACTTAGTTTTGCTAGCTTGGGTAGGCAAAGATTCGATATATATTGCTAAATCAGCGCTTGACTCAAATAAAGATCTTGCTTTTGCTACAAAGGAAATACTTGTTTATGGTGGAAATTTAATTGTTAATTATGCAAAAAAAGTTGGCAGAAAAATTTTACCTGTAGACAGTGAACACAACGCAATCTTTCAACTATTAGAAAACGAAGATATTTCTTTTGTTGATTCTATATATCTGACAGCTTCAGGAGGGCCATTCTATAACAAGCATTTTATCAAAAGTCCTTCAGTGGATGAAGTTTTGTCGCATCCTACATGGAAAATGGGACCAAAGGTAACTGTTGATTCTGCTAATCTGATGAATAAAGGTTTTGAAGTAATAGAAGCCTCTTTTCTTTTTGGTTTTGATCCTAGTAAGATTAAGGTTCTTATTAATAGAACTAGTTTGGTTCACTCTTTGATTTCATTTCTTGATGGTTCTGTTAGAATCTTGTATTATAAACCGGATATGCGAATACCTATACAGCATGTACTCTCTTATCCTGAAAGATGGGTTGCTCCTCAAAAAGAAGATTTTGAAAATCATTTCGTGTTGGAATTTGAAAAGCCTAATAATAATGAGTTCCCATGCCTGGCTCTTGCTTATGAAGCGTTGGAAGGTGGTTCAATTAAAACTGCATCGCTTGCTGCTTGTGATGAAGTTTTGGTTGATGCATTTTTAAATAAAAAGATTTCATTTTTAAGCATCCCAAAAATGTTAGAATTGATCTTATCAAAATCTAATTCGGGTAATGTTACATCTTTTGAAGAGATAGATTTGATTTATAATGAAACTGTTGCGAGAAGTTTAGAGTTGTTGGAGGCCTATAAAATTTAA
- a CDS encoding proline--tRNA ligase encodes MKLSKLFFKTLKEVPGDAEAISHVLLLRAGYIRRLSSGIYTYLPLAKRVLLKIENIVREEMININSQELLLPALQPREIWEISGRWKKYGLELMRFKDRHDKDYALGPTHEEVITDLINREVNSYKQLPISVFQIQTKFRDEIRPRFGLMRTREFIMKDAYSFHRNEEDLDKTYWDMFHAYEKILTRMGLNFKSVEADSGAIGGSVSHEFMVLTPFGEDKILYCSSCSYAANLEKATSTYEPFYPNSSELSDIDIIPTPNARTVNEVSEYIGVDQKYILKSLMYRVDGKPTMIVIAGDDELNEVKLKNALSGKELSMMTPEEIKQELNLNVGSIGPVKINNNIDLICDKRICVENVAFYAGANKEGYHYKNVYFKRDFYTDKIFDLRISKAGEFCSRCGSRLLESTGSEAGHVFKLGTKYSEPMKAYFKDEDGKEKPFEMGCYGIGISRLLAIVVEQHHDEFGIIWPNSISPYQVIIIPTNINDKNQLTTSEMIFYELKERGISVLFDDRDERAGVKFKDADLLGIPIKIIIGSHFSKSGLVEIKVRRDGSSNLVPPDEASVYVSLKLRQII; translated from the coding sequence ATGAAATTATCCAAATTGTTCTTCAAGACTCTTAAGGAAGTACCAGGTGATGCTGAGGCTATTAGTCACGTTCTCTTGTTAAGAGCTGGCTATATAAGACGTCTTAGTTCCGGTATTTATACATATTTGCCCTTAGCCAAAAGAGTTTTGTTAAAAATTGAAAATATAGTTCGTGAGGAAATGATTAATATTAACTCTCAAGAACTATTACTTCCTGCCCTTCAACCAAGAGAAATTTGGGAAATTTCAGGAAGATGGAAAAAATATGGACTTGAACTTATGAGATTTAAGGATAGACACGATAAGGACTATGCTCTTGGTCCTACTCATGAGGAAGTTATAACTGATTTGATAAATAGAGAGGTCAATTCTTATAAACAACTTCCAATTTCTGTATTTCAAATACAAACAAAGTTTAGAGATGAAATAAGGCCTAGATTTGGGTTGATGAGAACAAGGGAATTTATTATGAAAGATGCTTATAGCTTTCACAGAAACGAAGAGGACCTTGATAAAACTTATTGGGACATGTTTCACGCTTATGAAAAAATTCTTACAAGAATGGGATTGAATTTTAAGTCGGTTGAAGCAGATTCTGGAGCTATTGGTGGAAGTGTTTCTCATGAATTTATGGTTTTGACTCCTTTTGGAGAGGATAAGATTCTTTATTGCTCAAGTTGTTCATATGCGGCAAATCTTGAAAAGGCCACGTCAACTTATGAACCATTTTACCCTAACAGTAGTGAACTTTCTGATATAGACATTATTCCAACACCTAATGCAAGAACAGTTAATGAAGTTTCGGAATATATTGGAGTAGACCAGAAGTATATTCTAAAGTCTTTGATGTATAGAGTCGATGGAAAACCAACAATGATAGTGATAGCTGGTGATGATGAGTTAAACGAGGTAAAGTTAAAAAACGCTCTTTCTGGAAAAGAGCTGTCAATGATGACGCCTGAAGAAATTAAGCAAGAATTAAACTTGAATGTTGGTTCAATAGGACCGGTAAAGATTAATAATAATATAGATTTGATATGTGACAAAAGAATTTGTGTTGAAAATGTAGCCTTTTATGCTGGAGCAAATAAAGAGGGATATCACTATAAAAATGTTTACTTTAAGAGGGATTTTTATACAGATAAAATTTTTGATTTGAGAATTTCAAAGGCAGGCGAATTTTGTTCTCGTTGTGGCTCTAGGTTATTAGAGAGCACGGGTAGTGAAGCTGGTCATGTATTCAAACTTGGTACAAAATACAGTGAACCAATGAAAGCTTATTTTAAAGATGAAGATGGCAAAGAGAAACCGTTTGAAATGGGATGTTATGGAATTGGTATTTCAAGACTTCTTGCTATTGTTGTTGAACAACATCATGATGAATTTGGAATTATATGGCCAAATTCTATTTCTCCTTACCAGGTAATTATTATTCCTACAAATATAAATGATAAAAATCAGTTAACGACCTCTGAAATGATTTTCTATGAACTAAAGGAAAGAGGCATAAGCGTTTTGTTTGACGATAGGGATGAGAGAGCAGGAGTAAAGTTTAAAGATGCTGATCTCCTTGGAATTCCAATTAAGATTATAATAGGTAGTCACTTTTCTAAATCTGGTCTTGTTGAGATTAAAGTTAGAAGGGATGGAAGTTCAAATCTTGTTCCGCCAGACGAAGCAAGCGTATACGTATCTTTAAAACTTAGACAGATAATATAA
- a CDS encoding phosphatidate cytidylyltransferase: MIFRVITACWGIPVLLFLVYAGNLWLVLLLSVLILCSTYEFSVMMKNNNHRMPYISFLVSFIIFFGNVFGFLSFSIFLGMLLLFFWAIVFFNKFSFFDVSLSLASCLFISFSLSFFYLIRNLDNGFFWSVALLTSLWLGDSMAYIVGKNFGKHKLSGVSPKKTWEGAFANIIFGVVPFLVLSNILQKSIFLLIFLGIVVNIISQISDLSESLIKRTFDCKDSGNLLPGHGGFFDRFDSLFFSSPVLYFMILYLGKIK; the protein is encoded by the coding sequence TTGATTTTTAGGGTGATAACAGCCTGTTGGGGAATACCTGTTTTGTTATTTCTTGTTTATGCTGGTAATTTATGGCTTGTTTTGCTTCTTTCTGTTTTGATATTATGTTCTACATATGAATTTAGTGTAATGATGAAGAATAATAATCATAGAATGCCTTATATTTCATTTTTAGTATCATTCATAATATTTTTTGGAAATGTTTTTGGTTTTCTATCTTTTTCAATTTTTTTAGGTATGTTGTTACTTTTCTTTTGGGCGATAGTTTTCTTCAATAAGTTTTCTTTTTTTGATGTTAGTCTTTCACTTGCTTCTTGCCTTTTTATATCTTTTTCACTTTCTTTTTTCTATTTAATTAGGAATCTTGATAACGGTTTTTTTTGGTCAGTTGCTCTTTTGACAAGTTTGTGGCTAGGAGATTCTATGGCTTATATAGTTGGTAAAAACTTTGGCAAACATAAACTTTCAGGCGTTTCGCCAAAAAAAACCTGGGAAGGTGCATTTGCAAATATAATTTTTGGTGTTGTTCCTTTTTTGGTTCTTTCAAATATTTTGCAAAAATCCATTTTTTTATTGATTTTTTTGGGTATTGTTGTTAATATAATTTCTCAAATTTCTGATCTAAGCGAGTCTTTGATCAAGAGAACCTTTGATTGTAAAGATTCTGGAAATCTTTTGCCAGGACATGGAGGTTTCTTTGATAGATTCGATAGTTTGTTTTTTTCATCACCAGTTTTATATTTTATGATTCTTTATCTTGGGAAAATTAAATGA
- a CDS encoding chromate transporter produces the protein MLAFLFTFLPPIILLILVNPFYDRLSKRTWFYKGMIGVITALTSLLFSLGVQFYPQTITDPFTFLIMIISAISLYYKKPIIFTVICISICSYIYYGFLIHF, from the coding sequence ATGCTTGCTTTTTTGTTTACCTTTTTACCTCCTATAATTTTGCTAATTTTGGTTAATCCGTTCTATGATAGGCTAAGTAAAAGAACCTGGTTTTATAAGGGTATGATTGGTGTGATTACAGCATTGACATCTCTTCTTTTCTCTCTTGGTGTACAATTTTATCCGCAGACTATAACTGATCCATTTACATTTCTAATAATGATTATAAGCGCAATATCTCTTTATTATAAAAAACCTATTATTTTTACAGTGATTTGTATTTCAATTTGCAGTTATATTTATTATGGCTTTTTAATACATTTTTAA
- the rpoD gene encoding RNA polymerase sigma factor RpoD, protein MPKNSKKVKKTPQLPNTEDQSYKSFSSYFDDLEEPSDLDNIIKSIEAGNVDDEDQDLLKIVNDTEPVSAEDVLTMPEERVPMVEDPVRQYLKEIGKIPLLKHSEEKYLAERAFHGDEAAKKKLAEANLRLVVSIAKKYTKRGLLFLDLIQEGNMGLLRAVEKFDYRKGYKFSTYATWWIRQAVTRAIADQARTIRIPVHMVETINKYKKTVRNLSQQLSRKPTDEEIAEKMEVNVEKIHEIKRISQEPISIETPIGKDEDSHLGDFIADESISSPMEAVTYRLLKEDLEEVIKDLQPRERDVVRLRFGLVDGHARTLEEVGKEFGVTRERIRQIEAKALRKLRHPSRSRKLRDYLV, encoded by the coding sequence ATGCCAAAGAATTCTAAGAAGGTTAAAAAAACTCCACAGTTGCCAAATACAGAAGACCAATCTTATAAGAGTTTTTCTAGCTATTTTGATGATTTAGAGGAACCGTCCGATTTAGATAATATAATAAAATCCATAGAAGCTGGCAATGTGGATGATGAAGATCAAGATCTTTTAAAAATTGTTAACGATACTGAGCCGGTTTCAGCAGAAGACGTCCTAACTATGCCAGAAGAACGCGTTCCTATGGTCGAGGATCCGGTAAGGCAATATCTGAAAGAAATTGGCAAGATTCCTCTGTTAAAACATTCAGAAGAAAAATATTTGGCTGAGAGAGCATTTCATGGCGATGAAGCAGCTAAAAAGAAACTTGCCGAAGCAAATCTAAGACTTGTGGTTTCAATTGCCAAGAAATATACAAAAAGAGGTTTGTTGTTTCTTGATTTAATTCAAGAAGGAAATATGGGTTTATTAAGGGCTGTTGAAAAGTTTGATTATAGAAAAGGTTATAAATTTTCAACTTATGCAACATGGTGGATTAGACAAGCTGTTACTAGAGCTATAGCGGACCAGGCAAGAACTATAAGAATACCAGTACACATGGTGGAGACAATCAATAAATACAAAAAAACTGTTAGAAATTTAAGCCAACAATTAAGCAGAAAACCTACTGACGAAGAAATAGCCGAAAAGATGGAAGTAAATGTAGAAAAAATTCATGAAATTAAAAGGATTTCACAAGAACCTATATCCATCGAAACTCCTATTGGGAAAGATGAAGATAGTCATCTTGGAGATTTCATAGCAGATGAATCAATTTCATCACCTATGGAGGCAGTTACGTATCGTCTTTTGAAGGAAGATTTAGAAGAAGTAATCAAAGATTTACAACCAAGAGAAAGAGATGTAGTTAGACTTAGATTTGGTCTTGTTGATGGCCATGCGAGAACTCTTGAGGAAGTGGGCAAAGAATTTGGCGTTACCAGAGAGAGAATTAGGCAAATAGAAGCTAAAGCGCTTAGAAAATTAAGACATCCAAGCAGGAGTCGTAAACTTAGGGATTATTTAGTCTAG
- the hypB gene encoding hydrogenase nickel incorporation protein HypB, with the protein MELKDINVNIPILSKNIKEGENNKKIFESKKLLTINLISSPGSGKTTLLENITPILNEKGFSSLVIEGDIATTRDAERINKKDIKCVQINTHGICHLESKMIRKAFEQFNIKNEKILFIENVGNLVCPAEFYLGEHEKVAILSVTEGEDKPEKYPLLFKEASCILLTKVDLLPFLDLSEEDFILEIRKLNKNSPIFLVSKKDKNSYHKFVEWLIQKYFSIFGEAQ; encoded by the coding sequence ATGGAGCTTAAAGATATAAATGTAAATATCCCAATACTATCAAAGAATATTAAAGAGGGGGAAAACAATAAAAAGATCTTCGAATCGAAAAAACTCTTAACCATCAATCTTATAAGTTCTCCTGGATCAGGAAAAACAACTCTTTTAGAAAATATTACGCCCATATTAAACGAAAAAGGATTTTCCTCTTTAGTTATTGAAGGGGATATTGCCACTACAAGAGATGCAGAGAGAATCAACAAAAAGGATATTAAATGCGTACAAATTAACACACATGGTATTTGCCATCTAGAATCTAAGATGATAAGAAAGGCTTTCGAACAATTTAACATAAAAAATGAAAAAATTTTATTTATAGAAAACGTTGGCAATCTTGTTTGCCCTGCAGAATTTTATTTAGGAGAACATGAAAAGGTAGCAATATTAAGCGTAACAGAAGGTGAAGATAAACCAGAAAAATATCCGCTTCTTTTCAAAGAAGCTTCTTGCATACTTCTAACCAAAGTTGATCTCTTGCCATTTCTCGATCTGAGTGAAGAAGATTTCATTTTAGAAATTAGAAAATTAAACAAAAACTCCCCTATTTTTCTTGTATCAAAGAAGGATAAAAATTCATATCATAAATTCGTAGAATGGCTAATTCAAAAATACTTTTCTATCTTTGGGGAAGCACAATAA
- the rseP gene encoding RIP metalloprotease RseP encodes MSILIFILVIFVATLVHEAGHFVFARIFGVGVYEFSIGFGPRIFKSKYKETDLSVRVLPLGGFVRIAGLDEGEVPPGTKRFDQIKSFQRILVILAGPVMNIIMAAVLFTLVYTQGVYVPDLKIQSVNDNFPAAKAGIQVGDKIVAVNDIPIKTPNELIKIVSESKGEKLKLTILRDGKDINISLIPEFDQKENRYLIGIMFDRTLKKYSILESIYMGFTQTISWSIALVVSIWMLITGKVPVGSLAGPIGIANMLGQAANEGPTALIFFIGFLSLNLGILNLLPIPALDGSRILFLLVEVLRGKPIDPKKENFIHVAGFVFLILLMIFVSYFDILRIFKR; translated from the coding sequence ATGAGTATCTTAATTTTTATTTTAGTAATTTTTGTTGCGACGCTAGTTCATGAAGCGGGGCACTTTGTTTTTGCAAGGATTTTTGGTGTAGGAGTTTATGAATTTTCAATTGGTTTTGGTCCAAGAATTTTCAAAAGTAAATACAAAGAAACAGATCTTAGCGTTAGGGTTCTTCCTCTTGGTGGGTTTGTAAGAATTGCTGGTTTGGATGAAGGAGAGGTTCCCCCTGGAACGAAGAGATTTGATCAAATTAAATCATTTCAAAGAATTTTAGTAATTTTAGCTGGTCCTGTAATGAACATAATTATGGCTGCAGTTCTTTTTACTCTTGTATATACACAGGGCGTTTATGTTCCTGATTTAAAGATTCAATCAGTTAATGATAATTTCCCAGCTGCAAAAGCAGGAATACAGGTTGGAGATAAGATTGTTGCTGTTAATGACATTCCTATTAAAACGCCAAATGAGTTAATAAAAATAGTATCTGAATCGAAAGGGGAAAAACTTAAACTAACTATTTTGAGGGATGGCAAGGATATAAATATTAGCCTTATTCCAGAATTTGATCAGAAGGAAAACAGGTATTTAATTGGCATAATGTTTGATCGTACTTTAAAGAAATATTCAATTCTTGAATCTATATATATGGGATTTACTCAAACAATTTCCTGGTCTATTGCACTTGTTGTAAGTATTTGGATGTTAATAACAGGAAAAGTTCCGGTAGGAAGTCTGGCTGGACCTATAGGGATAGCTAATATGCTTGGTCAGGCTGCCAATGAAGGCCCTACTGCTCTTATTTTTTTTATAGGTTTTTTGTCTTTAAATTTAGGGATATTAAATCTGCTTCCTATTCCTGCTCTTGACGGTTCAAGAATTCTATTTTTGCTTGTTGAAGTTCTTAGAGGGAAGCCTATAGATCCAAAAAAAGAAAATTTCATACATGTGGCTGGTTTTGTATTTTTAATTTTATTAATGATATTTGTCAGTTATTTTGATATATTAAGAATCTTTAAAAGATGA
- the uppS gene encoding polyprenyl diphosphate synthase translates to MSKINHIAIIMDGNARWSKARFLPVFNGHFEGFKKLQEMVNIFTEKNIPYLSVYAFSTENWKRPKEEIEGIFKIFYDGIEKYIEDWSKKGVKLKFFTLKENLSNDILKLIETSEKVEVNPVKVNLGVAFNYGSRKEILYTANKIKSLNIEFNEENFSKLLLTYPFPEPDILIRTGGEKRISNFFLWQIAYTELFFVDKLWPDFTKDDLDNIIAEFHKRQRRFGGRNS, encoded by the coding sequence ATGTCTAAAATAAATCATATTGCCATCATAATGGATGGCAATGCAAGATGGTCAAAAGCTAGATTCCTTCCAGTTTTCAACGGTCACTTTGAAGGATTTAAAAAATTGCAAGAAATGGTAAATATCTTTACTGAAAAAAATATTCCCTATCTAAGCGTTTATGCTTTTTCAACCGAAAATTGGAAGAGACCTAAAGAAGAAATAGAAGGCATATTTAAAATTTTTTATGATGGAATAGAAAAGTATATAGAAGATTGGTCAAAAAAGGGTGTTAAGTTAAAGTTTTTCACTCTAAAAGAAAATTTATCAAATGATATTTTAAAATTAATTGAAACTTCTGAAAAAGTCGAAGTCAATCCAGTAAAGGTTAACCTTGGTGTTGCTTTTAATTATGGTTCAAGAAAAGAAATTTTATATACTGCTAATAAAATAAAGTCTTTAAATATTGAATTTAATGAAGAAAATTTTTCAAAGTTGCTTTTGACTTATCCCTTCCCTGAACCAGACATATTGATAAGAACTGGCGGGGAAAAAAGAATAAGCAACTTTTTCTTATGGCAAATTGCCTATACAGAACTTTTTTTTGTCGATAAATTGTGGCCCGATTTTACAAAGGATGATCTTGATAATATTATTGCAGAATTTCACAAGAGACAAAGAAGATTTGGGGGACGTAATTCTTGA